A DNA window from Allokutzneria albata contains the following coding sequences:
- a CDS encoding HAD family acid phosphatase codes for MVSRTAALVVAAGLIAGSVALSTSDGADAAGRPKEPANLGQVKNDVKQYYGDYLDPAGRHHASATSAWAKQTANEVASARRWLERRLAQGVKNPAIVLDIDDTSELTYGFEADRDFGFDQAAFDKAVNAGEFPAIEPTRELTQWASKRGVHVYFLTGRKENLREGTTKSLRKNGFPEPKAVFLKPLDKPLPWLACGLTCNTVQYKAGTRAYLESQGETVLLSVGDQDTDLEGGHAERTVKLPNPMYYLP; via the coding sequence ATGGTCAGTCGCACCGCCGCCCTCGTGGTCGCCGCAGGGCTCATCGCCGGTTCCGTCGCACTCTCCACATCGGACGGTGCGGACGCCGCGGGCAGACCCAAGGAGCCCGCCAACCTCGGTCAGGTCAAGAACGACGTCAAGCAGTACTACGGCGACTACCTCGACCCCGCCGGCAGGCACCACGCCTCGGCGACCAGCGCGTGGGCGAAGCAGACCGCGAACGAGGTCGCCTCGGCCCGCAGGTGGCTGGAGCGCAGGCTCGCCCAGGGCGTGAAGAACCCCGCGATCGTGCTCGACATCGACGACACCTCCGAACTGACCTACGGCTTCGAGGCCGACCGCGACTTCGGTTTCGACCAGGCCGCGTTCGACAAGGCGGTCAACGCGGGCGAGTTCCCCGCGATCGAGCCGACCCGCGAGCTGACCCAGTGGGCGAGCAAGCGCGGAGTGCACGTCTACTTCCTCACCGGTCGCAAGGAGAACCTGCGCGAGGGCACGACGAAGTCGTTGCGCAAGAACGGTTTCCCCGAGCCCAAGGCGGTGTTCCTCAAGCCGCTCGACAAGCCGCTGCCGTGGCTGGCCTGCGGCCTCACCTGCAACACCGTGCAGTACAAGGCGGGGACGCGCGCGTACCTGGAATCCCAGGGCGAGACGGTGCTGCTGAGCGTCGGTGACCAGGACACCGATCTGGAGGGCGGGCACGCCGAGCGCACGGTGAAGCTGCCGAACCCCATGTACTACCTGCCGTAG
- a CDS encoding THUMP-like domain-containing protein, with amino-acid sequence MGYAFTVEDVEFLRSPAGEEALRAAAELPLTPASRLGDVASVRRAAGERFAAAVLETAVLRRRTLSKLDGAASWLLTEDAAQQATASVVARHRAGRLEGRDVHDVTCSIGADLVEVAAVADLCIGSDVDDVRISMAKHNCEVAGATAGLLRADALRPVSRGTVVLADPARRDGTGRRKWRPEDLVPPLGDLMETYRGRDMAVKCAPGLDFAAVPWAGEVEIVSLAGQVREACVWVGATATFGVNRRATVLGPEGPLWTITDAESEACPVREVGEWIIDPDGAVVRAGLVRHYGARHGLGQLDPRIAYLTGDTPPRGVRAFRVLEHGKYNEKTLRALLREREVGRLEILVRGLDIDPDALRRRLKISGPGEATVVLTRVGDTPTAYLCRAERV; translated from the coding sequence GTGGGCTACGCGTTCACGGTCGAGGACGTGGAGTTCCTCCGGTCCCCGGCGGGAGAAGAGGCGTTACGGGCAGCGGCGGAACTGCCGCTCACACCCGCGTCGCGGCTGGGCGATGTGGCATCGGTGCGGCGCGCCGCGGGGGAGCGGTTCGCCGCGGCCGTGCTGGAGACCGCCGTGCTCCGCCGCCGCACTCTGTCCAAACTGGACGGTGCGGCGTCGTGGCTGCTGACCGAGGACGCCGCGCAGCAGGCCACGGCGTCGGTGGTGGCCCGGCATCGGGCGGGACGCCTTGAGGGGCGCGACGTCCACGACGTGACGTGCTCCATCGGGGCCGATCTCGTCGAGGTCGCCGCCGTCGCCGACCTGTGCATCGGGTCCGATGTGGACGATGTGCGGATCTCGATGGCCAAGCACAACTGCGAGGTGGCCGGGGCGACCGCCGGGCTGCTGCGCGCCGACGCGCTGCGACCGGTGAGCCGGGGCACGGTGGTGCTCGCCGACCCCGCGCGGCGGGACGGCACCGGTCGGCGGAAGTGGCGGCCGGAGGACCTGGTGCCACCGCTCGGCGATCTGATGGAGACCTACCGCGGCCGGGACATGGCGGTGAAGTGCGCGCCGGGACTGGATTTCGCGGCCGTCCCGTGGGCGGGCGAGGTGGAGATCGTCTCGCTGGCCGGTCAGGTGCGCGAGGCCTGCGTGTGGGTCGGCGCGACCGCGACGTTCGGGGTGAACAGGCGGGCCACCGTGCTCGGCCCGGAAGGTCCGCTGTGGACGATCACGGACGCGGAGTCCGAGGCGTGCCCGGTGCGCGAGGTCGGCGAGTGGATCATCGATCCGGACGGGGCGGTGGTGCGGGCGGGGCTCGTCCGGCACTACGGCGCGCGGCACGGCCTCGGGCAGCTCGACCCGCGCATCGCCTACCTCACCGGGGACACGCCGCCTCGCGGGGTCCGCGCGTTCCGGGTGCTGGAGCACGGGAAGTACAACGAGAAGACGCTGCGCGCGCTGCTGCGCGAACGCGAGGTCGGGCGGTTGGAGATCCTGGTGCGCGGCTTGGACATCGACCCGGACGCGTTGCGCAGGCGGCTGAAGATCAGCGGACCCGGGGAGGCGACCGTCGTGCTCACGCGCGTCGGCGACACCCCCACCGCGTACCTGTGCCGGGCGGAGCGGGTGTGA
- a CDS encoding class I SAM-dependent methyltransferase: protein MASDPRPNPHASAEEVEAAWKDPKLANVLYHDWEAGTYDEKWSISYDERCISYATGRFRAVAGERDWPYEHALELGCGTGFFLLNLMQGGVIKRGSVTDLSPGMVEVAVRNAEALGLDVDGRVADAETLPYDDDTFDLVVGHAVLHHIPDIPAAMKEILRVLKPGGRFVFAGEPTKVGDFYARKLGQLTWWATTNLTKLPPLNGWRRPQEELDESSRAAALEAVVDLHTFDPDELERTARAAGATEVRAVTEELAAALFGWPVRTFEAAVPREKLGFGWAMFAYRTWQRLTWLDENLLAKVMPRNVFYNVLITGCKPV from the coding sequence GTGGCAAGTGACCCGAGACCGAACCCGCACGCGTCCGCGGAGGAGGTGGAGGCCGCCTGGAAGGACCCGAAGCTGGCCAACGTCCTCTACCACGACTGGGAAGCGGGCACCTACGACGAGAAGTGGTCGATCTCCTACGACGAGCGCTGCATCTCGTACGCGACCGGCCGGTTCCGCGCGGTCGCCGGTGAACGCGACTGGCCCTACGAGCACGCGCTCGAACTCGGCTGCGGCACGGGCTTCTTCCTGCTGAACCTGATGCAGGGCGGGGTGATCAAGCGCGGTTCGGTCACCGACCTCTCGCCGGGCATGGTCGAGGTCGCGGTGCGCAACGCCGAAGCGCTCGGGCTCGACGTGGACGGCCGGGTCGCGGACGCGGAGACGCTGCCCTACGACGACGACACCTTCGACCTCGTCGTCGGGCACGCGGTGCTGCACCACATCCCGGACATCCCCGCGGCCATGAAGGAGATCCTGCGGGTGCTCAAGCCCGGCGGGCGCTTCGTGTTCGCGGGCGAGCCGACCAAGGTCGGTGACTTCTACGCGCGCAAGCTCGGCCAGCTCACGTGGTGGGCCACCACGAACCTGACGAAGCTGCCGCCGCTGAACGGCTGGCGCAGGCCGCAGGAGGAGCTGGACGAGTCCTCCCGGGCCGCCGCCCTGGAGGCCGTGGTGGACCTGCACACCTTCGACCCGGACGAGCTGGAGCGCACCGCGCGGGCGGCCGGGGCCACGGAGGTGCGCGCGGTGACCGAGGAGCTGGCCGCGGCGTTGTTCGGCTGGCCCGTGCGGACGTTCGAGGCCGCGGTCCCGCGCGAGAAGCTGGGCTTCGGCTGGGCGATGTTCGCCTACCGCACGTGGCAGCGGCTGACCTGGCTGGACGAGAACCTGCTGGCGAAGGTCATGCCCCGCAACGTCTTCTACAACGTCCTCATCACGGGCTGCAAGCCGGTCTAG
- a CDS encoding enoyl-CoA hydratase/isomerase family protein, translating into MGEFVRLEVDGAIGTIRLDRPPMNALNQQLHLEIRAAAQEAAERADIRAVIVYGGEKVFAAGADIKEMADLSYGEMLDWGGSLSTSLSAVAAIPKPTVAAITGYALGGGYELALTCDRRIGGDNAKVGQPEMLLGVIPGAGGTQRLARLIGPARAKDVIYTGRFVKADEALRIGMLDEVVAPDDVYLAARRWAEQFANGPARALAAAKAAVDIGLDGDLNSGLRLETQLFAALFATEDQKAGMRSFIENGPGKATFSGK; encoded by the coding sequence GTGGGCGAGTTCGTCAGGCTTGAGGTCGACGGCGCGATCGGCACCATCCGGCTGGACCGTCCGCCGATGAACGCCTTGAACCAGCAGCTGCACCTGGAGATCCGGGCGGCGGCGCAGGAGGCGGCCGAGCGCGCCGACATCCGCGCGGTGATCGTCTACGGCGGCGAGAAGGTCTTCGCGGCGGGCGCGGACATCAAGGAGATGGCCGACCTCTCCTACGGCGAGATGCTGGACTGGGGCGGCAGCCTGTCCACCTCGCTGAGCGCGGTCGCGGCCATCCCGAAGCCGACCGTCGCGGCGATCACCGGCTACGCCCTCGGCGGCGGCTACGAGCTGGCGCTGACCTGCGACCGCCGCATCGGCGGCGACAACGCCAAGGTCGGCCAGCCGGAGATGCTGCTCGGCGTGATCCCCGGCGCGGGCGGCACGCAGCGGCTGGCCCGGCTCATCGGTCCGGCCAGGGCCAAGGACGTGATCTACACCGGGCGCTTCGTGAAGGCGGACGAGGCGCTGCGCATCGGAATGCTGGACGAGGTCGTCGCGCCGGACGACGTCTACCTGGCGGCGCGCCGCTGGGCGGAGCAGTTCGCCAACGGTCCGGCCCGCGCGCTCGCGGCGGCCAAGGCGGCGGTGGACATCGGCCTCGACGGCGACCTGAACAGCGGTCTGCGGCTGGAGACCCAGCTCTTCGCGGCGCTGTTCGCGACCGAGGACCAGAAGGCAGGCATGCGCTCGTTCATCGAGAACGGCCCGGGGAAGGCGACCTTCAGTGGCAAGTGA
- a CDS encoding ABC transporter ATP-binding protein: MQATAGDGVDVTDLVVRMDGVGVRRARTSLLRKVDWRVELDERWVVLGPNGAGKTTLLKLAGAEMHPTTGQVNVLGEKIGRTDVFELRPRIGFCSAALAARVPGEEQVRDLVVSAGYAVLGRWREQYDAMDTDRADELLKAMGIAHLGDRTFGTLSEGERKRTLIARALMTDPELLLMDEPAAGLDLGGREDLVMRLSALAMDPDAPAMVLVTHHVEEIPPGFTHAMLLREGGVVAQGLLTDVLTERNLAETFGQDLALQRSGDRYFAWRRA, translated from the coding sequence ATGCAGGCCACCGCGGGCGACGGGGTGGACGTGACCGACCTAGTGGTGCGCATGGACGGTGTCGGCGTCCGAAGGGCGCGCACCTCCTTGCTCCGAAAGGTCGACTGGCGCGTCGAGCTGGACGAACGCTGGGTGGTGCTCGGCCCCAACGGCGCGGGCAAGACCACGCTGCTGAAGCTGGCGGGCGCCGAGATGCACCCGACCACCGGCCAGGTCAACGTGCTCGGCGAGAAGATCGGCCGCACCGACGTCTTCGAGCTGCGGCCGCGGATCGGCTTCTGCTCGGCGGCGCTCGCCGCGCGTGTCCCCGGCGAGGAGCAGGTGCGCGACCTCGTGGTCAGCGCCGGCTACGCGGTGCTCGGGCGGTGGCGCGAGCAGTACGACGCCATGGACACCGACCGCGCCGACGAGCTGCTGAAGGCCATGGGCATCGCCCACCTCGGCGACCGCACGTTCGGCACGCTGTCCGAGGGCGAGCGCAAGCGCACGCTGATCGCGCGGGCGCTGATGACCGACCCCGAGCTGCTGCTGATGGACGAGCCCGCCGCCGGGCTGGACCTGGGCGGGCGCGAGGACCTGGTGATGCGGCTGTCCGCGCTGGCCATGGACCCGGACGCGCCCGCGATGGTGCTGGTGACCCACCACGTGGAGGAGATCCCGCCCGGGTTCACCCACGCCATGCTGCTGCGCGAGGGCGGCGTGGTGGCGCAGGGGCTGCTCACCGACGTGCTCACCGAGCGCAACCTCGCGGAGACCTTCGGCCAGGACCTGGCCCTGCAGCGCTCCGGCGACCGCTACTTCGCCTGGCGCCGCGCCTGA
- the glgX gene encoding glycogen debranching protein GlgX, with amino-acid sequence MTAEHEHPVLAGRPFPLGAHPEGGGVRFAVASSIADAVEVCLVEAGDDGSFTERRVELTERTFGVWHGLVPGVTDGQLYGFRVHGPYDPTRGLRCNPAKLLVDPYARRISGTLTDVGAALGYVGDHMDWTPSAVDSLGSVPLSRVTAPGGADTGPAPNVPWEETVIYEVHVKGFTKLHPEVPEHQRGTYLGMAHPAVIEHLQRLGVTAVELLPVHSFVDEPALTAQGRHNYWGYSTLGFLAPHAAYASEPGREVEEFRTMVAALHAAGIEVLLDVVFNHTCEGGLGGPTLSFRGLDAPAYYLHSANGGGFDLTGCGNTLDAGSPTVVRLVTDSLRYWASELGVDGFRFDLASVLGRPGGGGFDRNAGLLTAITTDPVLSQRKLIAEPWDATGEGYRVGDFGVQWAEWNGRFRDTVRDFWRSATGVAELAYRLSGSSDLYDLSGRRPWQSVNFVTAHDGFTLRDLVSYNHKHNEANGEDGRDGTDDNRSWNCGVEGETDDAAVLELRARQARNLFATLVLSTGTPMLTAGDEMWRTQGGNNNAYCQDNETSWVDWTPTEAAEAMLTFARRVISLRAECPALRQAEFFDGRETPSGVPDLVWLHADGREMTETDWFDDSRRTLMMWIDGEDCRGRSRLGEPLEDHSWLLVLHSGAEPARINLPAGEYGRCYEPVLDTARADGVPERGDPLPAGSPLSVPARTFLVLKVRT; translated from the coding sequence GTGACAGCCGAGCACGAGCACCCCGTCCTGGCCGGTCGCCCGTTCCCGCTCGGGGCCCACCCCGAGGGTGGTGGCGTCCGGTTCGCCGTGGCGTCCTCCATCGCCGACGCCGTCGAGGTCTGCCTCGTCGAAGCAGGTGACGACGGCTCTTTCACCGAACGGCGCGTCGAGCTGACCGAGCGCACCTTCGGCGTCTGGCACGGACTGGTGCCCGGCGTCACCGACGGCCAGCTCTACGGCTTCCGCGTGCACGGTCCCTACGACCCGACCCGCGGGCTGCGCTGCAACCCGGCGAAGCTGCTGGTGGACCCGTACGCGCGGCGGATCAGCGGCACGCTGACCGACGTCGGCGCCGCACTGGGCTACGTCGGCGACCACATGGACTGGACGCCGTCCGCGGTGGACTCCCTCGGCAGCGTGCCGCTGTCGCGGGTGACCGCACCCGGCGGGGCGGACACCGGGCCCGCGCCGAACGTGCCGTGGGAAGAGACGGTGATCTACGAGGTCCACGTCAAGGGCTTCACCAAGCTGCACCCCGAAGTACCGGAGCACCAGCGCGGCACCTACCTCGGGATGGCGCACCCCGCGGTGATCGAGCACCTGCAACGGCTGGGCGTGACCGCCGTCGAACTGCTCCCCGTGCACTCCTTCGTCGACGAGCCCGCGCTGACCGCGCAGGGCAGGCACAACTACTGGGGCTACTCGACGCTCGGCTTCCTCGCCCCGCACGCCGCCTATGCCAGCGAGCCCGGCCGCGAGGTCGAGGAGTTCCGCACGATGGTCGCCGCGCTGCACGCCGCGGGCATCGAGGTGCTGCTGGACGTGGTGTTCAACCACACCTGCGAGGGCGGCCTCGGCGGACCGACGCTGAGCTTCCGCGGCCTGGACGCGCCGGCCTACTACCTGCACTCCGCCAACGGCGGCGGCTTCGACCTGACCGGCTGCGGCAACACGCTGGACGCGGGCTCGCCCACGGTGGTGCGGCTGGTCACCGACTCGCTGCGGTACTGGGCGAGCGAGCTCGGCGTCGACGGGTTCCGGTTCGACCTGGCCAGCGTGCTCGGGCGGCCAGGCGGCGGCGGGTTCGACCGCAACGCCGGACTGCTCACCGCGATCACCACCGACCCGGTGCTGTCGCAGCGCAAGCTGATCGCCGAACCGTGGGACGCCACCGGCGAGGGCTACCGGGTCGGCGACTTCGGCGTGCAGTGGGCGGAGTGGAACGGGCGTTTCCGGGACACCGTGCGCGATTTCTGGCGCTCGGCGACCGGGGTGGCCGAGCTTGCCTACCGGCTCTCCGGCTCGTCCGACCTCTACGACCTCAGCGGGCGGCGTCCGTGGCAGTCGGTCAACTTCGTCACCGCGCACGACGGCTTCACGTTGCGGGACCTGGTGTCCTACAACCACAAGCACAACGAGGCCAACGGCGAGGACGGGCGCGACGGCACCGACGACAACCGCTCGTGGAACTGCGGCGTCGAGGGCGAGACCGACGACGCGGCCGTGCTGGAGCTGCGCGCGCGGCAGGCCCGCAACCTCTTCGCCACGCTCGTGCTGTCCACCGGGACGCCGATGCTCACCGCGGGCGATGAGATGTGGCGGACCCAGGGCGGCAACAACAACGCCTACTGCCAGGACAACGAGACGTCCTGGGTGGACTGGACGCCGACCGAGGCCGCCGAGGCGATGCTCACCTTCGCCAGGCGGGTGATCTCCCTGCGGGCCGAGTGCCCCGCGCTGCGCCAGGCGGAGTTCTTCGACGGCCGGGAGACGCCCAGCGGTGTGCCCGACCTGGTGTGGTTGCACGCCGACGGGCGGGAGATGACCGAGACCGACTGGTTCGACGACTCGCGGCGCACGCTGATGATGTGGATCGACGGCGAGGACTGCCGCGGCCGGTCCCGCCTCGGTGAGCCGCTGGAGGACCACTCCTGGCTGCTCGTCCTGCACTCCGGCGCCGAGCCCGCGCGGATCAACCTGCCCGCCGGCGAGTACGGCCGCTGCTACGAGCCGGTGCTCGACACCGCCCGCGCCGACGGCGTTCCCGAGCGGGGCGACCCGCTGCCCGCCGGAAGCCCGCTGAGCGTGCCCGCGCGGACCTTCCTGGTCCTCAAGGTCCGGACCTAG
- a CDS encoding cysteine dioxygenase, with translation MTVSLSVPEIHPALDLPLLRDFIAPRRPLWTASELLGLTKNVASVFEDQLSGILEYVPEQRWWARLALTEEVELWLLTWMPGQGTEPHDHGGASGSFTVYRGELREDYRYPTGPVRGAARKLGTGVGFGPGRAHQVRNTGTVNAASVHAYSPPLLPTNEYPSLEAYTEAPR, from the coding sequence ATGACTGTTTCACTGTCCGTGCCGGAGATCCATCCCGCGCTGGACCTGCCGCTGCTGCGGGACTTCATCGCCCCGCGCCGTCCACTGTGGACTGCCAGTGAACTGCTCGGGTTGACCAAGAACGTGGCGTCGGTGTTCGAAGACCAACTCTCCGGGATCCTGGAGTACGTGCCGGAGCAGCGCTGGTGGGCGCGACTGGCGCTGACCGAGGAGGTCGAGCTGTGGCTGCTCACCTGGATGCCCGGCCAGGGCACCGAGCCGCACGACCACGGCGGCGCGTCCGGCTCGTTCACGGTGTACCGCGGTGAGCTGCGTGAGGACTACCGATATCCGACCGGCCCGGTCCGCGGCGCTGCGCGGAAACTCGGCACGGGGGTCGGTTTCGGCCCCGGCCGCGCGCACCAGGTGCGCAACACCGGGACGGTGAACGCCGCGAGCGTGCACGCCTACTCGCCGCCGTTGCTGCCCACCAACGAGTACCCGAGCCTTGAGGCCTACACGGAGGCTCCGCGATGA
- a CDS encoding rhodanese-like domain-containing protein: MSINEFLAEARAELDRLEPEQALAAQRDGALIVDIRPHVNRAEEGEIPGALPIERIHLEWRLDPSGSHRIPEVRPDSRVVVVCNEGYASSLAARDLHRVGLPGATDLVGGFRAWRAAGLPVQSGGAPAIP; encoded by the coding sequence ATGAGCATCAACGAGTTCCTGGCCGAAGCGCGCGCCGAACTCGACCGGCTGGAGCCGGAACAGGCTTTGGCCGCGCAGCGGGACGGCGCACTGATCGTCGACATCCGCCCGCACGTCAACCGCGCCGAGGAAGGCGAGATCCCCGGCGCGCTGCCGATCGAGCGCATTCACCTGGAGTGGCGCCTCGACCCCTCGGGCAGCCACCGCATCCCCGAGGTGCGACCGGACTCGCGCGTGGTCGTGGTGTGCAACGAGGGCTACGCGTCCAGCCTGGCCGCCAGGGACCTGCACCGCGTCGGTCTGCCCGGCGCCACGGACCTGGTCGGCGGCTTCCGCGCGTGGCGGGCCGCCGGACTGCCGGTGCAGTCCGGCGGCGCACCTGCCATCCCCTGA
- a CDS encoding type II toxin-antitoxin system Phd/YefM family antitoxin: MAHTIGQRELRNENAEIMRRVEAGESFTVTRNGKPVADLVPHRSDTVAPAPRRSLGTIQEAFRRLSPVDAEQWYRDRAEADTVFGDDDPLEDPWSRQDKGGR, encoded by the coding sequence ATGGCGCACACCATCGGACAGCGGGAGCTCCGCAACGAGAACGCGGAGATCATGCGCCGGGTCGAGGCCGGGGAGAGCTTCACGGTCACCCGCAACGGCAAGCCCGTCGCGGACCTGGTTCCGCACCGGTCCGACACGGTGGCACCGGCGCCTCGCCGCAGCCTCGGCACGATCCAGGAAGCCTTCCGCAGACTGAGTCCCGTCGACGCGGAGCAGTGGTATCGGGACCGCGCCGAGGCAGACACGGTGTTCGGCGATGACGACCCGCTTGAAGATCCGTGGTCGCGGCAGGACAAGGGGGGCCGGTGA
- a CDS encoding type II toxin-antitoxin system VapC family toxin translates to MSAPRRALLDTSVIIDLERLDLGAFATVEPSVSAVTLAELAYGLNTPDPVERLARTERYYATLDQFEVLPFDIPAARLYGILAELVRLAGRNPRPRRLDLQIAATAAAHSLPLLTRNPADFADLDRLLEVVPL, encoded by the coding sequence GTGAGCGCACCGCGACGCGCGCTCCTGGACACGTCGGTCATCATCGATCTGGAGCGGCTCGATCTTGGCGCGTTCGCCACGGTCGAACCCTCTGTCAGTGCGGTGACCCTCGCCGAGCTCGCTTACGGGCTGAACACCCCTGATCCGGTGGAGCGGTTGGCACGCACCGAGCGCTATTACGCCACGCTGGACCAGTTCGAGGTGCTCCCCTTCGACATTCCGGCGGCGAGGCTGTACGGAATCCTGGCGGAGCTGGTCCGGCTGGCGGGTCGCAACCCGCGGCCGCGCCGACTGGACCTGCAGATCGCCGCCACCGCCGCCGCGCACTCACTCCCGCTGCTCACCCGCAACCCGGCCGATTTCGCCGACCTCGACCGCCTGCTGGAAGTGGTCCCCCTGTAG